In the genome of Myxococcus stipitatus, one region contains:
- a CDS encoding DNA polymerase domain-containing protein — protein sequence MMRGMVEDEWLWGWDATPGIVSVWAEPDGRAFVWRRLPDTGALVREDVRFRPWLVLSTLEDLAHLGTRLRPEREGPAPRCVTYQELSGSGALRYLIRAEDGRALVSDVLQGVSRRLGQVFTNLRDVSPSLVLSLPPEDQYLTASGRTYFRGLSFDALHRLQFDLETTGLDPAKDRIFLIALKGPRGDAETLEAHGEGDAAEADLLRRFVERVRVLDPDVIENHNLHGFDLPFVARRAKHLGVVLALGRAGTPGLRHRPSARGSALGRGAERNADAMRRARYTVPGREFIDTLDAVLRHDFSARDLPGHGLKAVARHFGLAGPAREYIPGAKVYEVFQTDPERVRRYARDDVGEAEGIARVLGGAAFALARMAPRRYERLADAGAATGVLDPLLVRAYLRSGVALPAHEPGDGTSHNGAALHLFATGVARRVVKADVASLYPSLMREYRIGPKRDKLGALLALVDRLVDQRLAAKKRGRAAPPGSAERHENEALSAAMKLVVNSAYGYLGAVGLTRFADVHAANEVTRRGRAVLALLCRELARRGVTLLEADTDGVYFAVPEDWREEDERRVVSEVAALLPRLVQLEFEGRYAVMLSHEPKNYALQTYDGTLHLKGVAFRSSRAEPFGETFLRKALRCLLAGDLQAVRETYVSTVLALRRRQVPTSEVAANVRLTKDSTQYGAVRERRRELAYEALLAAGRKTWASGEHIRVYRAVGGRAGLLPEREPDDEGSSPPSGAEDPRDYDAEYYVRLLKETFAARLERGVTRADFATLFEDPGQPSLFTPSLADARPILTVVAPPPEEELEAAQPVT from the coding sequence ATGATGCGGGGCATGGTGGAGGACGAGTGGCTGTGGGGCTGGGACGCGACGCCGGGAATCGTCTCGGTGTGGGCGGAGCCCGATGGCCGAGCGTTCGTGTGGAGGCGGCTGCCGGACACGGGCGCGCTGGTGCGCGAGGACGTGCGCTTCCGGCCGTGGCTGGTGCTGTCCACGCTGGAGGACCTGGCGCACCTGGGGACCCGGCTGCGGCCGGAGCGCGAGGGCCCGGCGCCTCGCTGCGTGACGTACCAGGAGCTGTCGGGGTCGGGGGCGCTGCGCTACCTGATTCGCGCGGAGGATGGGCGCGCGCTGGTGTCGGACGTGCTGCAGGGCGTGTCGCGACGGCTGGGGCAGGTGTTCACGAACCTGCGCGATGTGAGCCCGAGCCTGGTGCTGTCGCTGCCGCCGGAGGACCAGTACCTCACGGCGTCCGGGCGCACGTACTTCCGGGGGCTGTCCTTCGATGCGCTGCACCGGCTGCAGTTCGACCTGGAGACGACGGGGCTGGACCCGGCGAAGGACCGCATCTTCCTCATCGCGCTGAAGGGGCCTCGCGGCGACGCGGAGACCTTGGAGGCGCACGGCGAGGGGGATGCCGCGGAGGCGGACCTGCTGCGCCGCTTCGTCGAGCGGGTGCGGGTGCTGGACCCGGACGTCATCGAGAACCACAACCTGCACGGCTTCGACCTGCCGTTCGTGGCGAGGCGCGCGAAGCACCTGGGCGTGGTGCTGGCGCTGGGGCGCGCGGGCACGCCGGGCTTGCGGCACCGGCCCTCCGCGAGAGGCTCGGCGCTGGGGCGCGGGGCGGAGCGCAACGCGGATGCGATGCGGCGCGCGCGCTACACGGTGCCGGGGCGCGAGTTCATCGACACGCTGGACGCGGTGCTGCGGCACGACTTCTCCGCCAGGGATTTGCCGGGCCATGGGCTCAAGGCGGTGGCGCGGCACTTCGGCCTCGCGGGGCCCGCGCGCGAGTACATCCCCGGCGCGAAGGTGTACGAGGTCTTCCAGACGGACCCGGAGCGGGTGCGGCGCTACGCGCGGGACGACGTGGGCGAGGCGGAGGGCATCGCGCGGGTGCTGGGCGGCGCGGCCTTCGCGTTGGCGCGCATGGCGCCTCGGCGCTACGAGCGGCTGGCGGACGCGGGCGCGGCGACGGGTGTGCTGGACCCGCTGCTGGTGCGCGCGTACCTGCGCTCGGGCGTGGCGCTGCCGGCGCATGAGCCAGGGGATGGGACGTCGCACAACGGGGCGGCGCTGCACCTGTTCGCGACGGGCGTGGCGCGGCGGGTGGTGAAGGCGGACGTGGCGAGCCTGTATCCGTCGCTGATGCGCGAGTACCGCATCGGTCCCAAGCGCGACAAGCTGGGGGCGCTGCTGGCGCTGGTGGACCGGCTGGTGGACCAGCGGCTGGCGGCGAAGAAGCGGGGGCGCGCGGCGCCGCCGGGCTCGGCGGAGCGACACGAGAACGAGGCGCTCTCCGCGGCGATGAAGCTCGTCGTGAACTCCGCCTATGGCTACCTGGGCGCGGTGGGGCTGACGCGCTTCGCGGACGTCCACGCGGCCAACGAGGTGACGCGGCGGGGGCGCGCGGTGCTGGCGCTCCTGTGCCGGGAGCTCGCGCGCCGGGGCGTCACGCTGCTGGAGGCGGACACGGACGGCGTGTACTTCGCGGTGCCGGAGGACTGGCGCGAGGAGGATGAGCGCCGGGTGGTGTCGGAGGTCGCCGCGCTGCTTCCCCGCCTCGTGCAGCTGGAGTTCGAGGGGCGCTACGCGGTGATGCTGTCGCACGAACCGAAGAACTACGCGCTGCAGACCTACGACGGGACGCTGCACCTCAAGGGCGTGGCGTTCCGCTCCAGCCGCGCGGAGCCCTTCGGTGAGACGTTCCTGCGCAAGGCCCTGCGCTGTCTCCTCGCGGGAGACCTCCAGGCGGTGCGGGAGACCTACGTCTCCACGGTGCTGGCGCTGCGCAGGCGGCAGGTGCCCACCTCCGAGGTGGCGGCGAACGTGCGGCTGACGAAGGACTCCACGCAGTACGGCGCCGTGCGCGAGCGCCGGCGGGAGCTGGCCTATGAGGCCCTGCTCGCGGCGGGGCGGAAGACGTGGGCCTCCGGCGAGCACATCCGCGTCTACCGCGCCGTGGGTGGACGCGCGGGCCTGCTGCCCGAGCGCGAGCCGGATGACGAGGGCAGCTCGCCCCCGTCCGGGGCCGAGGACCCGCGCGACTACGATGCGGAGTACTACGTGCGGCTCCTGAAGGAGACCTTCGCCGCGCGCCTGGAGCGAGGCGTCACGCGCGCCGACTTCGCCACCCTCTTCGAGGACCCGGGCCAGCCGTCGCTCTTCACGCCGTCCCTCGCGGACGCACGGCCCATCCTCACGGTGGTGGCGCCGCCGCCAGAGGAGGAGCTGGAGGCGGCGCAGCCCGTCACTTAG